CGGGTCGACGAAGCCGGGCTCGGGGAAGTGACAGCTGGCGCAGGACTGGTTCTTGTACTTGGAGAGATACTCGTCGAAGTAGAGGCGTTCGCCAAGTTCCTCCTGCGGGGTGAGCGCCCAGGCGGCGGAGCCGAGACAGAACAGGATGGCGACGGCCGCCAGCCAGGTTCGAACGATCCATGACTCATTCATGATCTTTACCCTTTCGGTTGGGGCCGGAGCTTTCCGTCCGGCGTCGTCCCATAGGCAACTGTAATTAAATGAATAGCAAGACTGGAGCGGATTGCTCCCGCAGGATTGCTTTTCTTTCACGAAAAAATGCTCAATTAAGTGCTGACTGCATTTCCAACACCGACCGTGGACTCTCGACATCCAGCCGGCACCCATGATCCTTACGGCGCTTCGTAGCCGTCCGACAGGGTCTTCAAGAACGCCAGGATATTGGCCTGGTCCATCATCGCTTGGCCCATCATCATGGAGAAATTCAGCGTCTCCAAGTTCTTGCTCACCTCCGGCGGCGGGAACAGATTGGGGTCTGGCATCATCCCGCCACCACCTCCGCCCATGCCACCGCCGCCCATACCACCTCCGCCTCCGCCCATGCCGCCACAGCCGCCGCCGGCGCACGCTTCCATGTGGGCGCGCCAGGTGTAGAAGAGAATGATCTCTTCCAGCGACTTGAAGAAGCCGTTATGGCCGTACGCCTTGACGAAATCACCGGGGGGGCGCAGATCGACGTTGCGCAGGGTGGGCGTCTTGAATTTGCCCATCTCCGGTTCGTAATCCCCAGGAGCATACCCGGCACTCTTGAGGAAGCCGCCCAGGCCGGTGTCGACCCAGTCGGCACCATCGGGGTTCCATTTTCTGGGCATGAAGTAGAAGGGGTTTTCCGGGTTTTTGGGCACGCCGATGTTCCAGTAGCTGAAATCGGTGAAGAGCGGGTAGCCTTCCGTACCCGGCGCCAGGGAGTGACAGCGGGCGCAGTCGCCGCGGTTGGGGTCGTTGAAGGCTGCCAGCCCCTGGAGTTCGGCACTGGTCAACCCCAGACCGGCGTAGTTCTGCCAGCGATTGGGGTTCATCATGTTGCCGAAACTGATTTTGGTGACGTCCTTGCCCACCGCCTCGGCGTTGTCCCAGAACAGATCGAACTTGGAAGTAAAGGGGTTGACTTCGGTGCTTTTTTCGTACGCCGCGATGGAAAGGGCGATCCGTTCGTAGGCGCCGGCTACGTCGTTGATGCAGTCCAGGGACAAGGGCCCCCAGACCAATTGGAAGAGATCCGCGTACGAGGCGTTGGCTACCCGGATGCAGACCTGCCTGGCATGAGGCATTCCCATCTCCAGAGGATTCAGGAACGGTCCCATCGCCTGTTCGGCCAGCGGGTCACCCAGCGTCCAGCCGGTAGCCCGGCCGTCCCAGAACATGCCGCCGAACCACCCCCCTGCGTCCTCATCATAATAAAGTGGCTGGCTGTCTCCGCCGTAAGCGGCGCTGGGCGGCTTTCGATTGCCAAAGCGATCCTCCAAAACCCCGGGCATGACCGCCCCGGCCTCGTTGACAAAGGAGTCCGGGCCGGTAAGGCCCACCTCGGCGGCGTGGCAGCTGGCGCAGGACTGAGTGCCGTTCACCGACAGGTTCATGTCGAAGAAGAGATGCTTCCCGAGCTGCTCGAGGTCGGAGAGTTCAGCTGCGCCGGCTGTCACTGGGCCGACAAGAAACAATAATAATGCGAGCCAACGTATCGCCTTCATCTGTTTCCTCCACTTGCCAGCGTGAATTGTTTTTTACCAAACCCTCTCACATTGTGCGGAAATATCAACCGGCCGAAAAAAAACCTGCCTCTGAAGGCAGGCTTCCGTTCGCCTGCGGACCCCGCAACTGCCATCCCTGTCGGGGGTTTAAC
The Desulfuromonadales bacterium DNA segment above includes these coding regions:
- a CDS encoding cytochrome c peroxidase, yielding MKAIRWLALLLFLVGPVTAGAAELSDLEQLGKHLFFDMNLSVNGTQSCASCHAAEVGLTGPDSFVNEAGAVMPGVLEDRFGNRKPPSAAYGGDSQPLYYDEDAGGWFGGMFWDGRATGWTLGDPLAEQAMGPFLNPLEMGMPHARQVCIRVANASYADLFQLVWGPLSLDCINDVAGAYERIALSIAAYEKSTEVNPFTSKFDLFWDNAEAVGKDVTKISFGNMMNPNRWQNYAGLGLTSAELQGLAAFNDPNRGDCARCHSLAPGTEGYPLFTDFSYWNIGVPKNPENPFYFMPRKWNPDGADWVDTGLGGFLKSAGYAPGDYEPEMGKFKTPTLRNVDLRPPGDFVKAYGHNGFFKSLEEIILFYTWRAHMEACAGGGCGGMGGGGGGMGGGGMGGGGGGMMPDPNLFPPPEVSKNLETLNFSMMMGQAMMDQANILAFLKTLSDGYEAP